In a genomic window of Tachysurus vachellii isolate PV-2020 chromosome 13, HZAU_Pvac_v1, whole genome shotgun sequence:
- the lcat gene encoding phosphatidylcholine-sterol acyltransferase: MQPSHALAAALIVLLALQQSEGFWLFNVIFPPTAGPHEVSNSTPPLIIVPGNIGNRLEAKIDKPMLVHWLCYKKTEDWFPLWIDLNMFMPIGVDCWIDNIRIVYNRTTRRTSNSPGVEVRVPGFGQTYSIEFLDNNNLAGYFHTMVEHLVSIGYVRNKTVQAAPYDWRIAPNEQAEYFARLKSLVEEMHNEYKQPVHLLGHSMGGLYILYFLNQQSQAWKDQYIKSFISLGAPWGGCVKPLRVLASGDNDGIPLVSSIKIREEQRMTTTNPWMIPSQDAWPEDHVFISTPSFNYTHQDYRRFFNDINFEDGWHMWEDTRNLTADLPAPGVEVHCFYGVGLPTPVTYIYDEKFPNSDPVNFLYKDGDDTVDSHSMSLCKRWTGKQQQPVYVTEFNGMAHLDIVFNHNVLSAIQEILQGTVQKDEAVRTIFVKQSQRRKLINQSP; this comes from the exons ATGCAGCCCTCGCACGCGCTTGCCGCCGCTCTCATCGTTCTGCTCGCGCTCCAGCAGTCGGAGGGATTCTGGCTTTTTAACGTCATCTTTCCGCCGACCGCCGGCCCGCATGAAGTGAGCAACAGCACGCCGCCTCTTATCATCG TGCCAGGGAATATCGGCAATCGCCTGGAGGCCAAAATAGACAAACCCATGCTGGTGCACTGGCTCTGCTACAAGAAGACCGAGGACTGGTTTCCGCTGTGGATTGACCTCAATATGTTCATGCCCATCGGCGTTGACTGCTGGATTGACAACATTAG GATTGTGTATAACCGAACGACTCGCAGGACTTCCAACTCTCCTGGTGTGGAAGTGCGTGTCCCTGGATTTGGCCAGACATACTCTATAGAGTTCCTGGATAACAACAATCTGGCAG GTTATTTTCACACCATGGTTGAACATTTGGTCAGTATTGGATATGTGCGCAACAAGACTGTTCAGGCAGCACCGTATGACTGGAGGATTGCCCCAA ATGAGCAGGCTGAGTATTTTGCACGGCTAAAGAGCCTCGTGGAGGAGATGCACAATGAGTACAAGCAACCTGTCCACCTGCTGGGCCACAGCATGGGAGGACTTTACATCCTCTACTTCCTCAACCAGCAAAGCCAGGCCTGGAAAGATCAATACATCAAGAGCTTCATCTCACTGGGAGCTCCATGGGGTGGATGTGTGAAGCCCCTCAGAGTTTTAGCATCAG GCGACAACGATGGCATCCCTCTGGTGTCCTCAATCAAGATCCGTGAGGAACAGCGCATGACCACCACCAACCCATGGATGATCCCATCTCAGGATGCATGGCCCGAGGACCATGTTTTTATCTCCACGCCAAGCTTCAACTACACCCATCAGGACTACCGTCGCTTCTTCAACGACATTAACTTTGAGGACGGTTGGCACATGTGGGAGGACACAAGGAACCTCACGGCAGACCTCCCCGCCCCCGGAGTCGAGGTCCACTGTTTCTACGGTGTTGGCCTACCCACGCCAGTCACCTACATCTATGACGAGAAGTTCCCGAACAGTGATCCAGTGAACTTTCTGTACAAGGACGGGGACGATACGGTGGACAGCCACAGCATGAGCTTGTGTAAGCGCTGGACAGGTAAACAGCAGCAACCGGTGTACGTGACAGAATTCAACGGCATGGCTCACCTCGACATCGTCTTCAACCACAACGTCCTCAGTGCCATCCAGGAGATCCTACAGGGAACGGTTCAGAAGGACGAGGCCGTCCGTACTATTTTTGTCAAACAGTCTCAGCGGCGCAAACTTATCAACCAGAGCCCTTAA
- the pla2g15 gene encoding group XV phospholipase A2 produces MVRWKLICLLLLFFLASFSWCRSLKCSQGKRCKDRPPPVVLIPGDLGNQLEAKLDKPSVVHYICYKKTTEYFTLWLNLDLLLPVAIDCWIDNMRLIYNHTTRSTEAPPGVDIQVPGFGKTFGLEYLDPSKHSVGMYFFTIVQALVDWGYTRDADVRGAPYDWRKAPNENKPYFSKLQHMIEDMAETYGGPVVLIAHSMGNMYTLYFLNQQPQAWKDKYIKAFVCLGPPWAGVAKTLRVMASGDNNRIPVISPLKIRTQQRTAVSTAWLFPYAHTWPSDVPLVSTPTANYTVKDYERFFKDIGFEDGWAMRQDTEPLVQALKAPGVPVHCLYGTGIATAEAYRYSTFPDAEPVVVNGEGDGTVNVLSAVQCKRWKTEQKHPVHLVELPGNEHVQMLLNFTTVVYIKNVLLPP; encoded by the exons ATGGTCCGTTGGAAgctgatttgtttgttgttgttgttttttttagcttcgTTCTCCTGGTGCAGAAGTTTAAAATGTTCCCAAGGGAAGAGGTGCAAGGACCGACCTCCTCCTGTGGTACTGA TTCCAGGAGATCTCGGGAACCAGCTGGAGGCTAAGCTTGATAAACCCAGCGTCGTTCACTACATCTGTTATAAGAAGACCACTGAGTACTTTACGCTCTGGCTGAACCTGGACCTGTTGCTGCCAGTGGCCATCGACTGCTGGATCGATAATATGAG ACTGATCTACAATCACACAACGCGAAGTACAGAAGCCCCCCCAGGCGTGGACATCCAGGTGCCCGGCTTCGGTAAGACGTTCGGCCTGGAATACCTCGACCCGAGCAAACACAGTGTGG GAATGTACTTCTTCACTATAGTGCAAGCCCTGGTGGATTGGGGTTACACCCGAGACGCAGATGTCCGAGGGGCACCTTACGACTGGAGAAAGGCTCCCA ATGAGAACAAGCCATACTTCAGCAAGCTGCAGCACATGATCGAGGACATGGCAGAGACGTACGGTGGGCCGGTGGTCCTCATCGCTCACAGCATGGGCAACATGTACACTCTTTACTTCCTCAATCAGCAGCCACAGGCCTGGAAGGACAAATACATCAAGGCGTTTGTGTGTCTGGGTCCTCCATGGGCTGGCGTGGCCAAGACGCTGCGCGTTATGGCCAGTG gTGATAATAATCGTATTCCGGTGATCAGCCCTTTGAAGATCCGCACTCAGCAGCGGACTGCCGTGTCCACAGCATGGCTCTTCCCTTACGCGCACACGTGGCCTAGCGACGTGCCGCTGGTCTCCACACCCACCGCAAACTACACAGTGAAAGATTACGAGCGTTTCTTCAAGGACATTGGCTTTGAGGATGGCTGGGCCATGCGTCAGGACACGGAGCCACTGGTGCAGGCTCTGAAGGCCCCCGGCGTTCCTGTGCACTGTCTGTATGGGACAGGCATCGCCACAGCAGAGGCTTACCGCTACAGCACGTTCCCAGACGCAGAGCCCGTGGTGGTGAACGGTGAAGGAGACGGCACGGTGAACGTGCTCAGCGCCGTGCAGTGCAAACGCTGGAAAACGGAGCAGAAACATCCCGTGCATCTGGTGGAGCTTCCAGGGAACGAGCACGTGCAAATGCTGCTGAACTTCACTACGGTCGTGTACATTAAAAACGTGTTGTTACCACCCTGA